In Deltaproteobacteria bacterium, the following are encoded in one genomic region:
- a CDS encoding archaeosortase/exosortase family protein produces MKLPVVALSPRESGVGSDSDASLSLLILLPGMILFVWGWEYLKPLALPLAYLQFMIPWMDEFINRLHWF; encoded by the coding sequence TTGAAATTGCCCGTCGTCGCGTTATCGCCCCGGGAAAGCGGGGTCGGATCAGATTCCGACGCCTCCCTGTCCCTCCTGATCTTGTTGCCAGGGATGATCCTCTTTGTGTGGGGCTGGGAGTATCTCAAGCCATTGGCCCTGCCCTTGGCCTATCTCCAATTCATGATCCCTTGGATGGACGAGTTCATAAATCGCCTCCATTGGTTTT